The Phyllopteryx taeniolatus isolate TA_2022b chromosome 9, UOR_Ptae_1.2, whole genome shotgun sequence genome contains a region encoding:
- the tbc1d20 gene encoding TBC1 domain family member 20, translating to MKTSRIVTSSSLANGNQSDERRQRKMADIAQALQASPADVAALRRMAISEGGLLTDEIRCQVWPRLLNVPPNILEQEPETVERDNNKDYNQVLLDVQRSLRRFPPGMPDEQREGLQEELIDIILRVLKRNPQLHYYQGYHDIVVTFLLVVGERLATALVEKLSTHHLRDFMDPTMDNTKHILNYLMPIIERVNPEVHDFMQQAEVGTVFALSWLITWFGHVLSDFRHVVRLYDFFLACHPLMPIYFAAVIVLHREEEVLECECDMAMVHHLLSQIPQDLPYETLISRAGDLFVQFPPSELAREAATHDCMATTTFKDFDLASTQQRPDSVLRRRRKQLQQQREALERSAVARPSMTRRFVRLAVMGLTVALGAAALAVVNTALEWAPKLDLFP from the exons ATGAAGACATCCAGAATTGTCACCTCCTCGTCACTGGCGAATGGAAACCAAAGTGACG AGCGGCGGCAGAGGAAGATGGCCGACATCGCTCAGGCCCTGCAGGCGAGTCCGGCGGACGTGGCGGCCCTCAGGAGGATGGCCATCAGCGAGGGGGGCCTGCTGACGGACGAGATACGCTGTCAGGTGTGGCCGCGACTCCTCAACGTCCCGCCCAACATTTTGGAGCAGGAGCCAG AGACCGTGGAGCGGGACAACAACAAGGACTACAACCAGGTGCTACTGGATGTTCAACGGTCACTGCGAAGGTTCCCTCCTG GTATGCCAGATGAGCAGCGCGAGGGTCTCCAAGAGGAGCTCATTGACATCATCCTCCGCGTCCTGAAGCGTAATCCTCAATTGCACTACTACCAAGGTTACCACGATATCGTCGTCACCTTCCTCCTGGTCGTGGGCGAGCGCTTGGCGACGGCCCTCGTGGAAAAGCTCTCCACACATCACCTCAG GGACTTCATGGATCCCACCATGGACAACACCAAACACATCCTCAACTACCTGATGCCCATCATCGAGAGGGTCAACCCTGAGGTGCATGATTTCATGCAACA GGCGGAGGTGGGAACCGTGTTCGCGCTCAGCTGGCTGATCACCTGGTTCGGCCACGTCCTGTCAGACTTCCGCCACGTGGTCCGGTTGTACGACTTCTTCCTCGCCTGCCATCCGCTGATGCCCATCTACTTCGCAGCCGTG ATCGTACTGCACAGAGAAGAGGAGGTGCTGGAGTGCGAGTGCGACATGGCCATGGTCCATCACCTGCTGTCTCAGATCCCTCAGGATCTTCCCTACGAGACCCTCATCAGCCGAGCGGGAGACCTGTTTGTCCAGTTCCCCCCGTCCGAACTGGCCAGAGAGGCCGCCACGCACGACTG CATGGCGACCACCACCTTTAAGGACTTTGACCTGGCCTCGACGCAGCAGCGCCCCGACTCGGTGCTCCGTCGACGGCGGAAGCAGCTACAGCAGCAGCGGGAGGCGCTGGAGCGCTCGGCGGTGGCCCGGCCGTCCATGACGCGCCGCTTCGTTCGCTTGGCGGTGATGGGCCTGACGGTGGCTTTAGGGGCGGCGGCGCTCGCTGTGGTCAACACCGCCCTGGAGTGGGCCCCCAAGCTGGACCTCTTTCCATGA